CGGCGTCGCCGCGCGCGTCGAGGGCCGCCGCCAGGCCAAGGACCGCGTGGCGACCAGCCTCGTCTGGGTCGCCTTCCTGCTCGCCGTGATCCCGCTGGTCTCCCTGATCTGGGTGACCATCGTGCGCGGCGTGAAGGTTCTCGACGTCTACTTCCTGACCCACTCGATGGGTGTCGTCGCCGACACCGAGCCCGGCGGCGGCATCTACCACGCGATCATCGGCAGCCTGGAGCAGGTCGGCCTCGCCACCCTGATCGGCGCCCCGATCGGCGTGCTCACCGCCATCTACCTGGTGGAGTACGGCCGCGGCCGGCTCGCCAAGGCGGTGACGTTCTTCGTCGACGTCATGACGGGCATCCCGTCGATCGTCGCCGGCCTGTTCATCCTGTCGCTGATGCTCATCTTCAAGATGCAGCCGTTCGGCTTCGCCGGTTCGCTGGCCCTGGCCATCCTGATGATGCCGGTCGTCGTCCGCTCCACCGAGGAGATGCTCAAGCTCGTCCCCAACGAGCTGCGCGAAGCGTCGCTGGCGCTCGGTGTGCCCAAGTGGCGCACCATCCTGAAGGTGGTCCTGCCGACCTCCATCGGCGGCATCACCACCGGCATCATGCTGGCGGTCGCCCGTATCGCCGGTGAGACCGCGCCGGTGCTGCTGCTGGTCTTCGGCAACCCGTTCATCAACAACAACCCCTTCGAGGGCGCGCAGGCGTCGCTGCCGCTGTACATCTACCAGCAGTTCGCCAACAGCGCGGGTTCCGGAGCGGCGTACGACCGCGCATGGGCGGCGTCCCTCACGCTGATCGCCTTCGTGATGATCCTCAACCTGGTGGCCCGCGGCATCGCCCGCTGGAAGGCCCCCAAGACCGGTCGCTGAGGGCGGCCACACAGCGACCGAGCTTGAACTTTCTGGAAGTGAAGTAGACGACATGGCCAAGCGAATCGACGTAAGCGGACTGACCGCGTACTACGGCTCCCACAAGGCGATCGAGGACATCTCGATGACCGTCGAGCCGCGTTCGGTGACGGCGTTCATCGGCCCCTCCGGCTGCGGCAAGTCGACGTTCCTGCGCACGCTCAACCGGATGCACGAGGTCACGCCGGGCGGCCGCGTCGAGGGCAAGGTGCTCCTC
This genomic interval from Streptomyces sp. NBC_00557 contains the following:
- the pstA gene encoding phosphate ABC transporter permease PstA, with the protein product MSTASLTDKRPSSLRAASLPRWTPWALAAGSLALGIGISAAAGLHSKIQWGLIAAVLFVLGTYGVAARVEGRRQAKDRVATSLVWVAFLLAVIPLVSLIWVTIVRGVKVLDVYFLTHSMGVVADTEPGGGIYHAIIGSLEQVGLATLIGAPIGVLTAIYLVEYGRGRLAKAVTFFVDVMTGIPSIVAGLFILSLMLIFKMQPFGFAGSLALAILMMPVVVRSTEEMLKLVPNELREASLALGVPKWRTILKVVLPTSIGGITTGIMLAVARIAGETAPVLLLVFGNPFINNNPFEGAQASLPLYIYQQFANSAGSGAAYDRAWAASLTLIAFVMILNLVARGIARWKAPKTGR